A section of the Bombus huntii isolate Logan2020A chromosome 5, iyBomHunt1.1, whole genome shotgun sequence genome encodes:
- the LOC126865769 gene encoding MATH and LRR domain-containing protein PFE0570w-like — MNYGGNMPDWHQYNASQTNEVTPSAQNVNSGHLSYIPGASPPTLNAISLSSEGLNKHQNDANYNPRNYQSFNNVSNGSTIPNNSPLVSMVQMQNCIGHYGSPNTRNTMLDNINASVDPRNTNIGTINDDIGYRTNQGPFNGPIGHLNGASCNLNTSSGPRTGPGPIPGPRTGPGPVHGPRTNSGPGIGTNPNTGTGPMFGPGSRHGPASVSVSNSGAGNMGPRNTNVGPLPPSGKPVPPSSFIPCKGMCCNSDPNINYQQWEKYGSYQNNGSYRDNVHPSNYQIENRQFGNNCNFRKDNLESKEVMSPVLPNASTVDHRRNFADYKYHKDHIMHRNYSTSSGIFHNYSMQGYNYSTEQQKYPYPVKEHTKTNSMNMPNSGMLKQQEQNFIAQQKFNNKQCQYQNGNMIPKGMPTVNVNANMVSSSQNSYFNSQYPRNIPAEISHECQETTNNTAMMNKMQNTFMHNSPPQHQVYQHKIAMQKFSIENHLRELSRIPGYQSHPKYKECILRYREVLKLQQSSGYQNPVQQTPRVTTPVNTTVPPINLQFDQNGMLINSSYLPDNFSKVQHAPPTIEQAPENMDKQNKDQDIAMVNEKCQQSQQREQLIIPQQNEHVPSSCAETFQKQNQFSIHKDFNQNQLKVQTSESHTFNTLSTNTSNETMMQQKASKEFANKPDLDVRQFLANWDETDDEEGTTNIPDTILSETTPVVVVSYENIDLSSKTPQASEVPRKNGFCSNETLESNKQSETNVIAAQDCLTISYSASDNSEIAKTSKRTIGEGVVKPGSIIHCISNGPDEIPTIHIVDNLEIANILGAPNGQVIQALEKQKTIPFFRGPSNNEIAENTEQQSKSNTHILSVDYPTSLGDMDKNTNMENSSISETTTIPINNQGLRVLSTSEKDNLDVSDNIELKKQHSFEESHNPDDISLPDLPTSECTPISTTLNTPIHSDTEESSQNMEDLSISTNMIEVMQNSPVISFTQLNSEDKVKNRSLGTLELEFQKENRYKNNETKTGHAQEETLNNFELSNNSKVKSNEIIKNKQMKNLGTTTVRKKVCLVDSKENDARVSDTCGVLTSMEYELEEVVEGEKRSDLDSPDYSYERGHKNIRRSTETVRKPGVEKSKSNDNVDSNANLSPKISDDESQALKNDKELRRRKIKTSIVSTNASCSTPSELDLDVRKRAREAITWEEKCIDKYLDRNLSQKKDADHLKQSKVSDTRKLEDSSSSQGGEHSVCHMTSQYKHYSAAVIKDNVTLNNKKTHGITDRIMSEKSSEFSTKINNINTKELSEEAEIRKCVSSKIVSTLQEDIQSQTSKLLQKDLKSIDGDVTYTAEEMRVLKEYRKKKEKSYQAHDTYNDNNKDEKSKSKSYKLGHKVCLEQNSVSSISLNSENLMTQEESKSHSCSKNLIKNADFDIQVANVNLKIKDNDIGKELVLGDKSQEHTKDPLEGIKIEINVSCTDRNSKGQEQNKRIFYDDRSLYEIDDSLSYSNTLDCQRRLHAKDQEGNPKLPERAHRVFEKSDAVVDVTETNQGKSETEKNLRITLKKDRRASLETSEEINSIISKETCNLISDNQSFSKSSRNNVFCKDISKAEIIEDTSYAVDHVDIIKSKSAISNTATIDANNKIKGKNKLENDKEDNFICEDDDQLARIQKQGSTNFVNVSNIIEKEIASVSHSKTSIKLPESNFIELKAKSLNNLSNLDFKFGKYSGIELDRGKRMDEELDEEEDNTGKWKKPKIDDIFEDCDMFQSSSGYVNPIFSSIDKLEELHTVPVYTTKDGKISYSPNRRFTYHELMMEARKRESYSSVKKSHYTDTWNNYYNSKFRKMYKKKRHHSLNDKKKYEYKNTKYLYDRKRNYSDEFYGKSHVKYKNYVHSIRNNNAIWSDHYKMDKMYSSSDSDEQIIDRSKNRVAEGNNCKKDQITENKSIAIPKPQKDEMFIDELDLECKSKENVTDDLSHKDNCMDLEEAQVVQFQILDIDKKSENCVSANNNCIDNCISHMDSDILSTSLQSKQKEQNVENNVNEYLMLDNSEITLENFQTNKDKNSGNECTDQIIDKVEIITTLENEEKNVVAKNESPTSKLFIKESLLDKDKQVSLHDLEKKKDDEKITSEGTDAKEQKEEIDINLSDSQISLESKNNLENIENTESNNKSETNHVSVPIFETDIIKEVSELQIDSNNASNQVSQEFSFSKRPKVAFNEIIEESEQNISQENISKCEEETVQFNKEVEISNEDQEYEKDINKIEEENNEDLEGPNNDTLLKDTSAMNQKESESQAVLANKTIDQEDNTKHISIECIEHEDNIGVNSDQINNVITEKRSSIDSSKDEIHTEDEHITEIGLNRSGIETILSNDHIEETSVEQDVITDDLKDEGGSDDLLVASKHETNSNQDTLEDKGIPVLNTCCFIKTSPTVDAENSKDKAEIDRQKEEQIPVDQAFSKSSTHSSDIDMIAIPKLVIKKTDTSNSKPVCSLDYIDSSETCDRYDAKLLSEVRPKIPKVIIMKNRSRSVTPTVEILEKTKSDKTQSFLPEQNEESMDMDNSDFESYTLKYDNYENKVPKVRIKLEDISSKDLKVYLKRKTIKKSIPKVKIKKLKMQESKRIKMKESSESEGTDSDEDTNFHESMSSDIEVEKTSKSKLKKQEESRSLSPEKDRGNDSNIPRVSSKKTKRIKEEDSKHTAKYDNNIAINDELKKKFPQCIMEKIPKVIIKRTQIGTEFKCEISKSKKTSITETSKWQPKVKLQRLDVLDHMVKDWKQSKITLSDKFDLSAQIKDISNEDVIDDNKVKLPRSNSVSSLSPAKCKQRRLSDSDYMKINSKSTTGFDANLSKIDNVAILKSDDSERRNIKRKGKRKLLSQSRQIHHSQNDESESEMGETATKHSFKDILTNEDNDMMVVKKEYSTFGTKETPLIEDKFLDSVTRSHNYNDNNSSIIKVDSSDESQTTIEILPASPDNSDNEVKNSEFENISRIDMVDAMPTQLELELELIDNKNICSEVFTSKIDYASHSKSKYIEGSTKAFFNEFQRASQNSSDQNEYTFLMNKQQLQNLERRSNDNFYCNDLLIKEVLAAKETLKKCLTKSENEDAERKKSRHRTVAEKKQGSSFTFKDIGKSLDKSEKACSNSQNDRVEVSGKSRSSEKKACISSSKMDIKEVKESCSKQNEIYSMDCPTASTYEDNNVLEPTTISLKASKKFDEITANTTSVRNSGHISNRYNNTKDLQKEKSAKKTSSSNENQKDNDNSNDTKIKEDNMPLLVPEFVLNFDSSSDRDSSRSPPVITNQEEVEHVVEDAKLMENKAINQMEKIEENKKHSYKDCGMTIADIIMQLAYHEKATIKHKRYCNLCERWFPTTSRHRRHLAGYQHRYMESTQRKSIHTLFILFTGKPCPRLLPANVIRNDCSIGELTPLQIAVQDVAKCVEYIEQDHKTKE, encoded by the exons ATGAACTACGGTGGGAATATGCCAGATTGGCACCAATATAATGCTTCACAGACAAATGAAGTCACACCTTCTGCACAAAATGTGAATTCTGGCCATCTTTCATACATTCCTGGTGCCAGTCCACCAACACTAAATGCAATTAGCCTTAGTTCAGAGGGTCTGAACAAGCATCAGAATGATGCAAATTACAATCCAAGAAACTATCAATCTTTTAACAATGTTTCAAATGGCTCAACCATTCCAAATAACAGCCCTCTTGTATCTATGGTGCAAATGCAGAATTGCATTGGCCATTATGGTTCTCCAAATACAAGGAATAccatgttagataacataaatGCTTCTGTGGATCCTAGGAACACTAATATCGGAACTATAAATGATGACATAGGATATAGAACCAACCAAGGACCTTTTAATGGACCTATTGGTCATCTAAATGGAGCAAGCTGCAATTTAAATACATCATCTGGACCTAGAACAGGGCCTGGACCTATCCCTGGACCTAGGACAGGACCTGGACCTGTCCATGGACCTCGAACCAATTCTGGACCAGGAATTGGAACCAATCCTAATACTGGAACTGGTCCTATGTTTGGACCTGGTTCTAGACATGGACCTGCATCAGTATCTGTTTCAAACTCTGGCGCTGGAAATATGGGACCAAGAAACACTAATGTCGGTCCACTACCACCTTCTGGGAAACCTGTACCACCTTCTTCATTTATCCCTTGTAAAGGAATGTGTTGCAATTCAGATCCAAACATTAATTACCAGCAGTGGGAAAAATATGGATCATATCAAAATAATGGTTCATACAGAGATAATGTACATCCATCGAATTATCAGATCGAAAATAGGCAGTTTggaaataattgtaattttagaAAAGATAATCTAGAAAGTAAAGAAGTAATGAGCCCCGTGTTGCCCAATGCGTCCACTGTAGATCATAGAAGAAACTTTGCAGATTATAAGTATCACAAGGATCACATAATGCATAGAAATTACTCAACATCTTCGGGAATATTTCACAATTACTCCATGCAAGGTTATAATTATTCTACAGAGCAACAGAAATACCCTTATCCTGTGAAAGAACATACGAAAACAAATAGCATGAATATGCCGAATTCAGGAATGCTTAAGCAGCAAGAACAAAATTTCATAGCCCAACAAAAATTCAACAATAAACAATGCCAATATCAAAATGGCAATATGATACCCAAAGGAATGCCTACTGTAAATGTAAATGCAAATATGGTATCCTCTTCTCAAAACTCATACTTCAATTCGCAATATCCGAGAAACATTCCCGCAGAAATCTCTCACGAATGCCAAGAAACCACCAATAATACTGCAATGATGAATAAAATGCAGAATACCTTTATGCATAACTCTCCTCCACAGCATCAAGTGTATCAACATAAAATAGCAATGCAAAAATTTTCAATAGAAAATCATCTTAGGGAACTGAGTAGGATACCTGGCTATCAGTCTCATCCCAAATACAAAGAATGTATTCTTAGATATAGAGAAGTATTAAAATTGCAACAATCGTCTGGCTATCAAAATCCAGTTCAACAAACTCCACGTGTAACAACACCAGTAAATACTACAGTGCCGCCTATTAATTTGCAGTTCGATCAAAATGGTATGTTAATAAATTCCAGTTATCTACCGGATAATTTCTCTAAGGTGCAGCATGCACCACCAACTATAGAGCAAGCACCAGAAAATATGGATAAGCAAAATAAAGACCAAGATATTGCCATGGTTAACGAGAAGTGCCAGCAATCGCAACAACGAGAGCAGTTAATAATTCCCCAACAAAATGAACATGTTCCTTCCTCTTGTGCAGAAACGTTTCAGAAACAGAATCAGTTCTCTATACACAAGGACTTTAATCAAAATCAACTAAAAGTACAAACAAGCGAGAGTCACACCTTTAATACTTTAAGTACTAATACTAGTAACGAAACGATGATGCAGCAAAAAGCCTCGAAAGAATTCGCTAATAAACCGGATCTGGATGTAAGACAGTTTTTGGCTAATTGGGACGAAACTGACGACGAAGAGGGAACGACCAATATACCAGACACAATTCTAAGTGAAACAACCCCTGTTGTTGTAGTAAGCTATGAAAATATAGATCTTTCATCGAAAACACCACAAGCCTCGGAAGTTCCAAGAAAAAATGGTTTCTGCTCGAACGAAACCTTAGAAAGTAACAAACAAAGTGAAACGAATGTAATAGCAGCCCAAGACTGTTTGACAATATCGTATTCCGCATCTGATAATTCTGAGATTGCTAAAACTTCCAAAAGAACGATTGGAGAAGGTGTGGTGAAACCTGGGAGTatcatacattgtattagcaATGGTCCTGACGAAATACCCACAATTCACATAGTGGACAATTTAGAAATAGCAAACATTCTGGGAGCACCTAATGGTCAAGTTATACAAGCTTTGGAGAAGCAAAAGACAATACCATTTTTCAGGGGGCCGAGTAATAATGAAATTGCCGAAAATACAGAGCAGCAGAGTAAGAGTAATACTCATATACTGTCTGTTGATTATCCCACATCTTTGGGTGACATGGATAAGAATACAAATATGGAAAATTCTAGTATTTCTGAAACGACTACAATTCCAATAAACAACCAAGGATTAAGAGTTTTGTCGACATCAGAAAAAGATAATCTGGATGTTAGTGATAACATCGAACTAAAGAAACAGCATAGTTTTGAAGAATCCCATAATCCCGATGATATTAGTTTACCAGATTTACCAACCTCAGAGTGTACACCAATATCTACTACTCTGAACACTCCTATTCATTCTGACACTGAAGAATCTTCGCAGAACATGGAAGACTTATCAATATCCACAAATATGATAGAAGTAATGCAGAACAGTCCAGTAATTAGTTTTACACAGCTAAACAGCGAGGATAAAGTAAAGAATAGATCCCTTGGTACTTTGGAGTTGGAATTTCAAAAGGAGAACCGTTacaaaaataacgaaaccaaGACTGGACATGCGCAAGAGGAAACTTTGAATAATTTTGAGTTGTCTAACAACTCTAAAGTGAaatcaaatgaaataattaaaaataagcaGATGAAAAATCTCGGGACCACTACTGTGAGAAAGAAAGTATGCTTAGTAGATAGCAAGGAAAATGATGCTAGAGTTTCTGATACATGTGGTGTTTTAACATCCATGGAGTATGAACTGGAGGAAGTTGTTGAAGGGGAGAAGAGATCAGATCTCGACTCTCCCGATTATTCGTACGAAAGGGGACACAAAAACATTAGAAGATCGACGGAAACGGTAAGAAAACCGGGAGTAGAGAAAAGTAAGTCGAACGATAACGTTGATTCTAATGCAAATTTAAGCCCAAAAATATCTGATGATGAGTCACAAGCAttgaaaaatgataaagaGCTTAGGAGGAGGAAGATAAAGACTTCGATTGTATCTACAAATGCTAGCTGCTCAACGCCTTCTGAACTTGATCTAGATGTCAGAAAAAGAGCAAGAGAAGCAATAACCTgggaagaaaaatgtatagaTAAATACTTAGATAGAAATCTAAGTCAAAAGAAAGATGCTGATCATTTGAAACAATCGAAGGTTTCTGATACGAGGAAGTTAGAAGATTCAAGCTCATCCCAAGGTGGAGAGCATTCTGTGTGCCATATGACTTCTCAATACAAACACTATTCCGCTGCTGTGATAAAGGATAATGTTACTTTAAATAATAAGAAGACGCACGGCATCACAGACAGGATCATGAGTGAGAAATCATCCGAGTTCTCAACCAAgataaacaatattaatacCAAAGAACTCTCCGAAGAGGCAGAAATTAGGAAATGTGTATCAAGTAAAATAGTTTCAACATTGCAGGAAGACATTCAATCTCAAACTTCTAAGTTACTGCAAAAAGATTTGAAAAGTATTGATGGAGACGTTACATACACTGCGGAGGAGATGCGTGTGCTAAAAGagtatagaaagaagaaagaaaagtcgTATCAGGCTCACGatacatataatgataataataaagatgaaaaatcGAAATCTAAAAGTTATAAACTGGGACACAAGGTATGTTTGGAACAAAATTCTGTATCTTCAATTAGTTTAAATTCAGAGAATCTGATGACACAGGAAGAATCAAAAAGCCACTCATGttcgaaaaatttaataaaaaatgctGACTTTGATATTCAAGTTGCTAATGTAAACTTGAAAATTAAAGACAATGATATTGGTAAAGAGTTAGTTCTTGGAGACAAAAGCCAAGAACACACAAAAGACCCTCTGGAGggaattaaaattgaaatcaaCGTGTCATGTACagacagaaactcgaagggaCAGGAGCAGAACAAGCGAATATTTTACGACGATCGCAGCCTGTATGAAATTGACGATTCACTTTCCTATTCGAATACGTTGGACTGTCAACGTAGATTACACGCTAAGGATCAAGAAGGCAACCCAAAATTACCCGAAAGAGCTCACAGAGTGTTTGAGAAATCCGATGCGGTTGTAGATGTTACAGAAACGAATCAGGGTAAAAGCGAAACGGAGAAAAATTTAAGAATAACGCTTAAGAAAGATAGGAGAGCTTCGCTAGAGACAAGCGAGGAAATTAATTCTATCATTTCTAAGGAAACATGCAATTTAATTTCAGATAATCAGTCTTTTAGTAAATCTTCGCGCAACAATGTATTCTGTAAAGATATATCGAAAGCCGAAATAATCGAGGATACTAGTTATGCTGTTGATCACGTGGATATAATTAAGTCAAAAAGTGCAATATCAAATACTGCCACAATCGatgcaaataataaaattaagggAAAGAATAAGCTCGAAAACGATAAGGAAGATAATTTTATATGTGAAGATGATGATCAATTGGCAAGGATACAAAAGCAAGGTTCTACGAATTTCGTGAATGTTTCAAACATAATAGAAAAAGAGATAGCAAGTGTATCTCACTCAAAAACTTCTATAAAACTACCAGAAAGCAACTTTATCGAACTCAAAGCCAAGTCATTAAATAATTTGAGCAATTTGGATTTCAAGTTTGGCAAATATTCTGGGATAGAGTTAGATCGCGGTAAACGCATGGATGAGGAATtggacgaagaagaagataatACGGGCAAATGGAAGAAGCCAAAGATAGATGATATTTTTGAAGACTGCGACATGTTCCAAAGTAGCAGCGGTTATGTAAATCCGATATTCTCGAGCATAGATAAACTAGAGGAGCTCCATACTGTTCCTGTATACACTACCAAAGACGGAAAGATATCCTATAGTCCTAATCGAAGATTCACTTATCACGAATTAATGATGGAGGCTCGTAAACGAGAATCTTACTCCTCTGTGAAAAAGTCCCACTACACGGATACCTGGAACAACTATTACAACTCAAAATTTCGGAAAATGTACAAGAAAAAGCGGCATCATAGTCTTAATGATAAGAAAAAGTATGAATATAAGAATACCAAGTATCTTTATGATaggaaacgaaattattcGGATGAATTCTATGGTAAAAGTcatgttaaatataaaaattatgttcACAGCATTAGGAACAATAATGCTATTTGGTCTGATCATTATAAAATGGATAAAATGTATAGCAGCAGCGATTCTGATGAACAAATCATAGATCGCAGTAAAAATCGCGTTGCTGAGGGGAATAATTGTAAGAAAGATCAGATTACAGAGAATAAAAGCATAGCTATCCCTAAACCACAAAAAGATGAGATGTTTATTGATGAATTAGATCTGGAATGTAAAAGTAAAGAGAATGTAACAGATGATCTTTCACATAAAGATAATTGTATGGATTTAGAGGAGGCGCAAGTGGttcaatttcaaattcttGATATTGATAAAAAGAGTGAAAATTGTGTAAGCgctaataataattgtatagATAATTGCATATCTCATATGGATTCGGATATTCTGTCAACTTCTTTACAGTCGAAACAGAAAGAACaaaatgttgaaaataatgtaaatgaatatttaatgcTAGATAATTCGGAAATCACGTTAGAAAACTTTCAGacaaataaagataaaaattcgGGCAATGAATGTACGGATCAAATTATTGATAAAGTTGAAATTATAACTACTCTTGAAAATGAAGAGAAAAATGTAGTTGCAAAAAATGAATCACCGACTTCAAAATTGTTTATCAAAGAATCTTTATTGGATAAAGATAAGCAAGTTAGTTTACACGAtcttgaaaagaaaaaagatgatGAAAAAATTACTTCAGAAGGAACAGATGCTAAAGAACAGAAAGAAGAAATTGACATAAACTTGTCTGATAGTCAAATTTCCCTAGAATCAAAAAATAAtcttgaaaatatagaaaatacagAAAGTAATAACAAATCAGAAACTAATCACGTTAGCGTACCAATATTTGAAACAGACATAATAAAAGAAGTTTCTGAGCTTCAAATAGATTCGAATAATGCATCTAATCAGGTTTCACAAGAATTTTCGTTTTCAAAACGTCCGAAAGTCGcgtttaatgaaataattgaagAATCTGAGCAGAATATTAGTCAAGAAAATATCTCAAAATGTGAAGAAGAAACTGtgcaatttaataaagaagttgaaatttcaaatgaagATCAAGAATACGAAAAggatataaacaaaatagaagaagaaaataatgagGATTTAGAAGGTCCAAACAATGATACTCTGTTGAAAGACACTTCTGCAATGAATCAAAAGGAATCTGAATCTCAGGCAGTACTGGCAAACAAAACAATTGATCAAGAAGATAATACAAAACACATTTCTATTGAATGTATTGAACATGAAGACAATATTGGCGTGAATTCTGACCAAATAAATAACGTAATTACCGAAAAAAGAAGTTCTATTGATTCCTCAAAAGATGAAATTCATACTGAGGATGAACATATTACAGAAATTGGATTAAACAGAAGTGGAATAGAAACTATTTTATCAAATGACCATATAGAAGAAACTTCAGTGGAGCAAGATGTAATAACTGACGATTTAAAGGATGAAGGTGGATCAGATGATCTGCTAGTTGCCTCTAAACATGAAACGAATTCCAATCAAGATACTTTGGAAGATAAAGGAATACCTGTTCTTAATACATGTTGCTTTATTAAAACCTCTCCAACTGTGGATGCTGAAAACAGCAAAGATAAAGCTGAAATAGATAGACAGAAAGAAGAGCAAATTCCTGTCGATCAAGCCTTTTCCAAAAGCTCGACTCATTCTTCAGATATAGACATGATAGCAATACCCAAGCTGGTTATAAAGAAAACTGACACTTCAAATTCGAAACCAGTGTGCTCACTAGATTACATAGATTCTTCTGAAACCTGCGATAGATATGATGCAAAATTATTGTCCGAAGTACGTCCAAAAATACCAAAAGTGATCATAATGAAAAATAGATCACGCTCTGTAACTCCAACAGTTGAAATTTTAGAGAAAACTAAGTCTGATAAAACGCAATCTTTTCTTCCAGAacaaaatgaagaaagtaTGGATATGGATAACAGTGATTTTGAATCATATACTTTAAAATAtgataattatgaaaataagGTACCTAAGGTGAGGATAAAGTTGGAGGATATATCATCCAAGGACTTAAAAGTATACTTAAAACGTAAGACCATTAAGAAGAGCATTCCAAAAGTAAAGATTAAAAAGCTTAAAATGCAAGAAAGTAAAAGAATCAAAATGAAGGAGAGTTCAGAATCAGAAGGTACTGATTCTGATgaagatacaaattttcatgAGTCAATGTCCAGCGACATAGAAGTTGAAAAAACATCAAAATCAAAGTTaaaaaaacaagaagaaaGTAGATCTTTGTCACCAGAAAAAGATAGAGGGAATGATTCGAATATTCCTAGagtttcttcaaaaaaaactaaaagaataaagGAAGAGGACTCAAAACACACTGCCAAGTATGATAACAACATAGCAATTAATGATgagttaaagaagaaatttccTCAGTGCATTATGGAAAAGATTCCTAAGgttataataaaaagaactcAAATTGGCACAGAATTTAAATGCGAAATTAGCAAAAGTAAAAAGACTTCAATCACTGAAACGTCCAAATGGCAACCAAAAGTAAAATTACAAAGATTAGATGTTCTAGATCATATGGTGAAAGATTGGAAGCAATCAAAAATCACATTAAGTGATAAGTTTGATTTGTCTGCACAAATAAAGGATATTAGCAATGAAGATGTGATTGATgacaataaagtaaaattaccTAGATCTAATTCAGTGTCTAGTTTGTCTCCTGCTAAATGCAAACAGAGAAGATTATCAGACTCTGATTACATGAAAATTAACTCAAAATCAACTACTGGGTTCGATGCTAATTTAAGTAAAATTGATAATGTGGCTATTTTAAAATCAGATGATAGTGAACGTAGAAATATTAAgaggaaaggaaagagaaaattaCTTTCCCAGAGTAGACAAATACATCATAGTCAGAACGATGAAAGTGAGAGTGAAATGGGAGAAACTGCAACAAAACATTCCTTTAAAGACATTCTGACAAATGAAGACAATGATATGATGGTTGTGAAAAAGGAGTACTCAACTTTTGGGACCAAAGAGACACCCCTTATAGAAGACAAATTTCTAGACTCTGTCACTCGTTCACATAATTATAATGATAACAATAGTTCGATAATTAAAGTCGATTCCTCAGATGAAAGTCAAACTACAATAGAAATTTTGCCGGCATCACCAGATAATAGCGATAATGAAGTGAAGAACTCTGAATTTGAGAACATTAGTAGAATAGATATGGTGGATGCAATGCCGACTCAATTGGAATTAGAATTGGAACTTATtgacaataaaaatatatgttctGAGGTATTTACATCGAAAATCGACTATGCATCGCATTCCAAGAGTAAGTACATTGAAGGGTCAACTAAGGCATTCTTCAATGAATTTCAACGTGCTTCACAAAATAGTTCTGATCAAAATGAATATACCTTCTTAATGAATAAACAGCAATTACAAAATCTAGAGAGAAGATCAaatgataatttttattgtaatgaCTTATTAATTAAAGAAGTACTAGCTGCTAAAGAAACACTGAAGAAATGTTTGACAAAATCTGAAAATGAAGAtgcagaaagaaaaaaatcacGACATAGGACTGTAGCTGAAAAGAAGCAAGGCTCAAGTTTCACTTTCAAGGATATTGGAAAATCATTAGACAAGTCTGAAAAAGCATGTTCTAATAGTCAGAATGATAGAGTGGAAGTAAGTGGAAAGTCTAGAAGTTCAGAAAAAAAAGCATGCATATCTTCTAGTAAGATGGATATAAAGGAAGTTAAAGAAAGCTGTtcaaaacaaaatgaaatttattccaTGGATTGCCCTACAGCTTCTACATACGAAGATAACAATGTACTAGAGCCAACTACCATTTCTTTGAAGGCTTCTAAGAAATTTGATGAAATAACAGCAAACACAACATCAGTAAGAAACTCTGGTCATATATCAAACAgatataacaatacaaaagACTTGCAGAAGGAAAAATCTGCAAAGAAAACTAGCAGTAGCAATGAGAATCAGAAAGATAATGATAATTCAAATGacacaaaaataaaagaagacaACATGCCATTATTAGTGCCAGAGTTTGTTTTAAATTTTGATTCCAGCTCAGATAGAGATAGTTCCAGATCTCCACCTGTTATAACAAATCAAGAAGAGGTTGAACATGTAGTAGAAGATGCAAAATTGATGGAGAACAAAGCGATTAATCAAATGGAGAAGATAGAAGAGAATAAAAAACATTCCTATAAAGACTGTGGAATGACTATTGCTGATATTATAATGCAATTAGCTTATCATGAAAAG GCAACAATAAAGCATAAAAGATATTGTAATTTATGCGAAAGATGGTTTCCTACAACTTCACGACATCGTCGACATTTAGCTGGATACCAAcatcgttatatggaatcaacACAGCGTAAAAGCATCCATACACTTTTTATTCTGTTCACTGGCAAACCTTGTCCAAGACTTTTGCCAGCAAATGTGATTCGTAATGACTGTTCCATTGGGGAATTGACACCTTTACAAATTGCCGTTCAG GATGTTGCAAAATGTGTTGAATATATAGAACAGgatcataaaacgaaagaatga